A stretch of Pseudochaenichthys georgianus chromosome 2, fPseGeo1.2, whole genome shotgun sequence DNA encodes these proteins:
- the LOC117458723 gene encoding calcipressin-1-like isoform X6, translating to MVDRGTGGAAASVCDKLCPVREGSFEALFRSFEPEVQFQYFKSFRRVRISFSDALAAAEARLRLHKTDFKGKEMRLYFAQSVHIGSPRLEPPKPDKQFLISPPASPPVGWEQSKDAMPVVNYDLLCAISKLGPGEKYELHTATPTTPSVVIHVCDDERGDSSAPDDSDQDDKPRPLRPKIIQTRRPDFTPGVEQ from the exons ATGGTTGACAGAGGCACAGGGGGAGCTGCAGCCAGCGTGTGTGACAAACTGTGTCCGGTCCGAGAG GGCAGCTTTGAGGCCTTGTTCCGTTCCTTCGAGCCGGAGGTGCAGTTCCAGTACTTCAAATCTTTCCGCAGAGTGAGGATCAGCTTCAGCGATGCTCTGGCTGCAGCTGAGGCCAGACTGCGACTCCACAAGACCGACTTCAAGGGCAAAGAGATGAGACTTTACTTCGCTCAG TCTGTCCACATAGGCAGTCCTCGGCTGGAGCCCCCCAAGCCGGATAAGCAGTTCCTGATCTCGCCCCCCGCCTCCCCCCCGGTGGGCTGGGAGCAGTCTAAGGATGCCATGCCCGTCGTCAACTACGACCTGCTGTGTGCCATCTCCAAGCTGGGACCAG GGGAAAAGTACGAGCTCCACACTGCCACCCCCACCACCCCCAGTGTCGTCATCCACGTCTGCGATGACGAGCGAGGCGACAGCTCCGCTCCCGACGACAGTGATCAAGACGACAAACCCCGCCCCCTGCGGCCGAAGATCATCCAGACACGGCGTCCCGACTTCACGCCCGGAGTGGAGCAGTGA
- the LOC117458708 gene encoding uncharacterized protein: MGEDVAILQGEELIQADRFKGRFHLPSEELRREGHWSLVLSYALLSDTNMYECIWQGRKTISTVWLTVNLPHVERSMSVPVDDLSTLPCYIPMSRKQSPNKVLVWWTWNGLTIASLPESVTSLGDYRRRIFPDSRESFELDISPTRMTDSGEYQCLYKTSDTDDARPGTPESITLTVVGTNTTDIDTPWDVATDETTGTTEDWVSTTHWPIVSTTEEVTVTDPIHVLLEDSTQPIEVTTVLQPMEAIEETQTSGPIEVPVDTAAPDDVPWVRYGLIAAVLLLTTVVLCILKAAQRI, encoded by the exons ATGGGGGAGGACGTGGCAATTCTGCAGGGAGAGGAGCTAATACAAGCAGACAGATTTAAA GGCCGATTCCACCTGCCCTCAGAGGAGCTCCGCAGGGAAGGACACTGGTCGCTCGTACTTTCTTACGCCTTGctcagtgacacaaatatgtaCGAGTGCATATGGCAAGGAAGGAAAACCATTTCAACAGTGTGGCTCACCGTCAATT TGCCACATGTTGAGCGCTCCATGTCGGTGCCGGTGGACGACTTGTCGACTCTGCCATGCTATATTCCGATGTCCAGAAAGCAGTCCCCCAACAAGGTGCTAGTCTGGTGGACCTGGAACGGCTTGACTATAGCGTCGCTGCCTGAG TCTGTGACGTCTCTGGGTGACTATAGGAGAAGGATTTTTCCCGACTCTCGTGAATCCTTTGAACTTGATATAAGCCCAACAAGGATGACAGACAGTGGAGAATACCAGTGTTTGTATAAAACCAG CGATACTGATGATGCCAGGCCAGGGACACCAGAGAGTATCACACTGACGGTAGTGGGAACAAACACGACAGATATTG ATACCCCATGGGATGTTGCCACTGATGAGACCACAGGAACAACAGAGGACTGGGTCAGTACAACACACTGGCCGATCGTGTCTACGACAGAAGAAGTGACTGTCACCGATCCTATACATGTTCTTCTGGAAGATTCTACACAGCCAATTGAAG TCACGACAGTGTTGCAGCCAATGGAAGCCATTGAGGAGACGCAAACATCAGGCCCAATCGAAG TTCCAGTCGACACAG CCGCCCCAGACGATGTCCCGTGGGTTCGATATGGACTGATTGCTGCAGTGTTGCTGCTGACCACCGTGGTTCTGTGTATCCTGAAAGCAGCGCAGAGGATCTGA
- the LOC117458723 gene encoding calcipressin-1-like isoform X4 — translation MQRPVTEEATVEVKFTDLPNALIACKVPEDLFKEDTLKGSFEALFRSFEPEVQFQYFKSFRRVRISFSDALAAAEARLRLHKTDFKGKEMRLYFAQSVHIGSPRLEPPKPDKQFLISPPASPPVGWEQSKDAMPVVNYDLLCAISKLGPGEKYELHTATPTTPSVVIHVCDDERGDSSAPDDSDQDDKPRPLRPKIIQTRRPDFTPGVEQ, via the exons ATGCAGCGGCCAGTCACTGAAGAGGCGACGGTAGAAGTCAAGTTTACGGATCTACCCAACGCCCTGATCGCCTGCAAAGTACCGGAGGATCTGTTCAAAGAAGACACACTGAAG GGCAGCTTTGAGGCCTTGTTCCGTTCCTTCGAGCCGGAGGTGCAGTTCCAGTACTTCAAATCTTTCCGCAGAGTGAGGATCAGCTTCAGCGATGCTCTGGCTGCAGCTGAGGCCAGACTGCGACTCCACAAGACCGACTTCAAGGGCAAAGAGATGAGACTTTACTTCGCTCAG TCTGTCCACATAGGCAGTCCTCGGCTGGAGCCCCCCAAGCCGGATAAGCAGTTCCTGATCTCGCCCCCCGCCTCCCCCCCGGTGGGCTGGGAGCAGTCTAAGGATGCCATGCCCGTCGTCAACTACGACCTGCTGTGTGCCATCTCCAAGCTGGGACCAG GGGAAAAGTACGAGCTCCACACTGCCACCCCCACCACCCCCAGTGTCGTCATCCACGTCTGCGATGACGAGCGAGGCGACAGCTCCGCTCCCGACGACAGTGATCAAGACGACAAACCCCGCCCCCTGCGGCCGAAGATCATCCAGACACGGCGTCCCGACTTCACGCCCGGAGTGGAGCAGTGA
- the LOC117458620 gene encoding chloride intracellular channel protein 6 isoform X1, with the protein MMARPGSLPNPDLSNGAIIHGPLGICSDLDTQRGREDEEGEGEDEDVELAEEVGEDVLMMAEAEEGQDEERELSEREELRIIQVAPSPNEEIQEVEAGGERQEENGEGGVKGEDVERIMIHELTSEKEAEGEEEHGSEETEAGNENPCHFSEVIQDETGQEQIIDNNKETEEESKNEENEQEAVIASSETEVREDNGENGLEEHQEVSITDDAEHVQESEEDAQLCTDDTDETEVAILPADGEVTKSLEDATAVIPVAMGIVEQVNHQDDLYQTSTDGNYGVHFDTEAIHEVNQTNQLTSEEEDTIQNTDEKDNPASRKKEVQTIHKTVTWKQEDYLEEKFEDERTNEIEKDAMSISDDVLDIRGEANQKEDTSYFEFKLSEEQTEGGIEERTVVGINEREEEEKQVRQVGVNSLTVMDGGGQSAEEDGKTADNANTDTMGEEEPRGEVNVQEEKVVEVEMQEPVLQYVEEVPLDMQEHEDMDLLEEACELEEEGEVEPGQPIDEVKSEDNESKIRGDMQEHPWQQERGGDLEEELREQPRGQALVEDEKGGGAEVRAMEEEIDMAQEPVTVLDDDIEEIEDGPRREGEEEVHATIQDPSEDTIAETKDEECQELQGENLELSKENDEKQNNEIEDVKHDEKLDVSREVEGKENTQDECKEVEKDEKPQEDNREVELDINGRVKEPKPAMENGILSPEPQLKNEEGGMAKVSSLRRRDNDWIKKVQPEEKSAPENELWRKELRPVRKDVWESESGTKEWSRKETSADLKSPPRKDDWIKELKSVIKNESLPQKGNEQVKKKRVVLLEDGHSYTPQREEMIEDTREEVKLISHRRPESSFPAGHKNNKTPQDQDYEISLYVKAGSDGESVGNCPFSQRLFMILWLKGVIFNVTTVDLKRKPADLQDLAPGTNPPFVTFNGEVKVDVNKIEEFLEEKLTTPRYPRLATKHSEANTAGIDVFAKFSAYIKNTRKDTNDVLEKALLKSLRRLDDFLRTPLPEEIDDDASGDVPESSRSFLDGPELTLADCNLLPKLHILKVVAKKYRSFEIPAEMTGVWRYLNCAYQREEFTSTCPAEREIHFAYLDVAKKIK; encoded by the exons ATGATGGCTCGGCCAGGCTCCCTCCCTAACCCAGACCTCTCAAATGGTGCCATTATCCATGGCCCACTAGGGATTTGTTCTGACCTGGATAcgcagagaggaagagaggatgAGGAGGGAGAAGGGGAAGATGAGGATGTGGAACTAGCTGAGGAAGTAGGGGAGGATGTTTTAATGATGGCAGAAGCAGAAGAGGGTCAAGACGAAGAAAGAGAACTGAGTGAAAGGGAGGAATTGAGGATTATCCAAGTGGCCCCGTCACCAAATGAAGAAATACAAGAGGTGGAGGCAGGAGGTGAAAGACAGGAGGAAAATGGAGAAGGAGGCGTGAAAGGAGAGGATGTAGAACGCATAATGATACATGAGCTGACAAGTGAGAAAGAGGCTGAAGGCGAGGAAGAGCATGGGTCAGAAGAAACAGAGGCAGGGAATGAAAATCCATGTCACTTTTCAGAAGTGATACAGGATGAAACAGGCCAAGAGCAGATTATAGACAacaataaagaaacagaagaagaaagtaaaaatgaagaaaatgaacaaGAAGCAGTGATAGCAAGTTCAGAAACAGAGGTTAGGGAGGATAACGGGGAGAATGGATTAGAAGAACACCAGGAAGTGTCCATAACCGATGATGCAGAGCACGTTCAGGAGTCAGAAGAGGATGCACAGCTGTGTACTGATGACACAGACGAAACAGAAGTTGCTATTCTGCCCGCTGATGGTGAGGTTACAAAAAGCCTTGAGGATGCAACAGCAGTAATCCCTGTTGCTATGGGGATAGTAGAACAAGTCAACCATCAAGATGATCTATACCAAACCTCAACTGATGGCAACTATGGCGTACACTTTGATACAGAGGCCATACATGAAGTCAATCAGACCAACCAGTTAACTAGTGAGGAAGAAGACACCATTCAAAACACTGATGAAAAGGACAACCCAGCATCTAGGAAAAAGGAAGTTCAGACCATACATAAAACTGTCACATGGAAACAGGAGGATTATTTAGAGGAAAAGTTTGAGGATGAACGAACCAATGAGATTGAGAAAGATGCAATGTCTATTTCTGATGATGTTCTAGACATACGGGGTGAAGCAAACCAGAAGGAGGACACGTCGTACTTTGAATTTAAACTCTCTGAAGAACAGACAGAAGGAGGGATTGAGGAAAGAACCGTGGTAGGGATCAacgagagggaggaagaggaaaagCAAGTGCGACAGGTTGGGGTTAATTCTCTAACTGTGATGGATGGGGGAGGACAGAGTGCGGAAGAGGATGGGAAGACAGCTGATAACGCTAATACAGATACAATGGGGGAGGAAGAGCCCAGAGGAGAAGTTAATGTGCAAGAAGAGAAGGTTGTTGAAGTTGAAATGCAGGAACCAGTTCTGCAGTATGTGGAGGAGGTTCCTTTAGACATGCAAGAACATGAAGACATGGATCTGTTGGAAGAGGCCTGTGAGCTGGAGGAAGAGGGTGAAGTTGAACCTGGTCAGCCAATAGATGAGGTTAAATCAGAAGATAATGAGTCCAAAATCAGAGGTGATATGCAGGAACATCCTTGGCAGCAAGAAAGAGGGGGAGATTTGGAAGAAGAATTGAGAGAACAGCCAAGAGGGCAGGCCCTCGTAGAAGACGAAAAGGGAGGAGGAGCAGAAGTTAGAGCGATGGAGGAAGAGATAGATATGGCACAAGAACCTGTGACTGTTTTAGATGATGATATTGAAGAGATAGAGGACGGTCCAAGGAGAGAAGGTGAAGAAGAAGTGCACGCCACGATTCAAGACCCTTCTGAAGACACCATAGCAGAGACCAAGGATGaagagtgtcaagaactgcaaGGAGAGAATCTTGAACTTAGTAAGGAGAATGATGAGAAACAGAACAATGAAATAGAAGATGTAAAGCACGATGAGAAACTAGATGTCAGCAGAGAGGTAGAAGGAAAGGAAAATACACAAGATGAATGTAAAGAGGTAGAGAAGGACGAGAAACCACAAGAGGACAACAGAGAGGTAGAGTTGGACATAAATGGAAGAGTTAAAGAACCCAAGCCAGCAATGGAAAATGGGATCTTGTCACCTGAGCCGCAGCTGAAGAATGAAGAAGGTGGTATGGCAAAGGTTTCATCACTCAGGAGAAGAGATAATGACTGGATCAAAAAAGTCCAACCAGAGGAAAAGAGTGCCCCAGAAAACGAACTGTGGAGGAAAGAACTGAGGCCTGTGAGAAAGGATGTGTGGGAATCTGAGAGTGGAACAAAAGAATGGTCGAGGAAGGAGACATCAGCAGATCTGAAAAGTCCTCCAAGGAAGGATGACTGGATAAAGGAGCTGAAGTCAGTGATCAAAAATGAATCCTTGCCCCAAAAGGGGAATGAGCAGGTGAAAAAAAAGCGAGTGGTGCTGTTGGAGGATGGACATTCGTACACCCCCCAGCGTGAGGAGATGATCGAGGACACGAGGGAGGAAGTGAAACTGATCTCCCATAGGAGGCCGGAGAGCTCCTTTCCCGCTGGGCACAAGAACAACAAAACACCCCAGGACCAGGACTACGAGATCTCCCTCTATGTTAAG gCTGGAAGTGATGGGGAGAGCGTTGGTAACTGTCCATTCTCTCAAAGACTCTTTATGATCCTGTGGCTTAAAGGCGTCATCTTCAACGTCACCACTGTTGACCTCAAACG GAAGCCGGCGGACCTTCAGGACCTCGCTCCAGGAACCAACCCTCCCTTTGTCACCTTCAACGGCGAGGTCAAGGTCGATGTCAACAAGATCGAGGAGTTCCTGGAGGAGAAACTGACCACACcccg CTACCCTCGACTTGCTACCAAACATTCTGAAGCCAACACAGCGGGAATCGATGTGTTCGCCAAATTCTCAGCGTACATTAAAAACACGAGGAAAGACACCAACGATG TCTTAGAGAAAGCCTTGCTGAAGTCCCTCCGGCGTCTTGATGACTTCCTGAGGACTCCTCTGCCTGAGGAGATCGACGATGACGCCTCAGGAGATGTGCCCGAGTCCTCCAGGAGCTTTCTAGACGGCCCTGAACTCACCCTGGCCGACTGCAACCTGCTGCCTAAACTACACATCCTTAAG GTCGTAGCCAAGAAATACAGAAGCTTTGAGATTCCAGCGGAGATGACGGGGGTGTGGAGGTACTTAAACTGCGCCTACCAGAGGGAGGAGTTCACCAGCACCTGCCCCGCTGAGAGGGAGATCCACTTTGCCTATCTGGATGTTGCTAAGAAAATCAAATGA
- the LOC117458723 gene encoding calcipressin-1-like isoform X2: protein MKPLPYHLLHSSAAAQRTVIRMQRPVTEEATVEVKFTDLPNALIACKVPEDLFKEDTLKGSFEALFRSFEPEVQFQYFKSFRRVRISFSDALAAAEARLRLHKTDFKGKEMRLYFAQSVHIGSPRLEPPKPDKQFLISPPASPPVGWEQSKDAMPVVNYDLLCAISKLGPGEKYELHTATPTTPSVVIHVCDDERGDSSAPDDSDQDDKPRPLRPKIIQTRRPDFTPGVEQ, encoded by the exons ATGAAACCTTTGCCATACCACCTTCTTCATTCTTCAGCTGCGGCTCAG AGGACAGTAATCAGGATGCAGCGGCCAGTCACTGAAGAGGCGACGGTAGAAGTCAAGTTTACGGATCTACCCAACGCCCTGATCGCCTGCAAAGTACCGGAGGATCTGTTCAAAGAAGACACACTGAAG GGCAGCTTTGAGGCCTTGTTCCGTTCCTTCGAGCCGGAGGTGCAGTTCCAGTACTTCAAATCTTTCCGCAGAGTGAGGATCAGCTTCAGCGATGCTCTGGCTGCAGCTGAGGCCAGACTGCGACTCCACAAGACCGACTTCAAGGGCAAAGAGATGAGACTTTACTTCGCTCAG TCTGTCCACATAGGCAGTCCTCGGCTGGAGCCCCCCAAGCCGGATAAGCAGTTCCTGATCTCGCCCCCCGCCTCCCCCCCGGTGGGCTGGGAGCAGTCTAAGGATGCCATGCCCGTCGTCAACTACGACCTGCTGTGTGCCATCTCCAAGCTGGGACCAG GGGAAAAGTACGAGCTCCACACTGCCACCCCCACCACCCCCAGTGTCGTCATCCACGTCTGCGATGACGAGCGAGGCGACAGCTCCGCTCCCGACGACAGTGATCAAGACGACAAACCCCGCCCCCTGCGGCCGAAGATCATCCAGACACGGCGTCCCGACTTCACGCCCGGAGTGGAGCAGTGA
- the LOC117458723 gene encoding calcipressin-1-like isoform X3 — translation MTWSLNPVATQRTVIRMQRPVTEEATVEVKFTDLPNALIACKVPEDLFKEDTLKGSFEALFRSFEPEVQFQYFKSFRRVRISFSDALAAAEARLRLHKTDFKGKEMRLYFAQSVHIGSPRLEPPKPDKQFLISPPASPPVGWEQSKDAMPVVNYDLLCAISKLGPGEKYELHTATPTTPSVVIHVCDDERGDSSAPDDSDQDDKPRPLRPKIIQTRRPDFTPGVEQ, via the exons ATGACCTGGAGCTTAAACCCTGTTGCCACTCAG AGGACAGTAATCAGGATGCAGCGGCCAGTCACTGAAGAGGCGACGGTAGAAGTCAAGTTTACGGATCTACCCAACGCCCTGATCGCCTGCAAAGTACCGGAGGATCTGTTCAAAGAAGACACACTGAAG GGCAGCTTTGAGGCCTTGTTCCGTTCCTTCGAGCCGGAGGTGCAGTTCCAGTACTTCAAATCTTTCCGCAGAGTGAGGATCAGCTTCAGCGATGCTCTGGCTGCAGCTGAGGCCAGACTGCGACTCCACAAGACCGACTTCAAGGGCAAAGAGATGAGACTTTACTTCGCTCAG TCTGTCCACATAGGCAGTCCTCGGCTGGAGCCCCCCAAGCCGGATAAGCAGTTCCTGATCTCGCCCCCCGCCTCCCCCCCGGTGGGCTGGGAGCAGTCTAAGGATGCCATGCCCGTCGTCAACTACGACCTGCTGTGTGCCATCTCCAAGCTGGGACCAG GGGAAAAGTACGAGCTCCACACTGCCACCCCCACCACCCCCAGTGTCGTCATCCACGTCTGCGATGACGAGCGAGGCGACAGCTCCGCTCCCGACGACAGTGATCAAGACGACAAACCCCGCCCCCTGCGGCCGAAGATCATCCAGACACGGCGTCCCGACTTCACGCCCGGAGTGGAGCAGTGA
- the LOC117458723 gene encoding calcipressin-1-like isoform X7, translating to MSGRRPRSSDRRGSFEALFRSFEPEVQFQYFKSFRRVRISFSDALAAAEARLRLHKTDFKGKEMRLYFAQSVHIGSPRLEPPKPDKQFLISPPASPPVGWEQSKDAMPVVNYDLLCAISKLGPGEKYELHTATPTTPSVVIHVCDDERGDSSAPDDSDQDDKPRPLRPKIIQTRRPDFTPGVEQ from the exons ATGAGTGGAAGAAGGCCAAGGAGTTCAGACAGGCGG GGCAGCTTTGAGGCCTTGTTCCGTTCCTTCGAGCCGGAGGTGCAGTTCCAGTACTTCAAATCTTTCCGCAGAGTGAGGATCAGCTTCAGCGATGCTCTGGCTGCAGCTGAGGCCAGACTGCGACTCCACAAGACCGACTTCAAGGGCAAAGAGATGAGACTTTACTTCGCTCAG TCTGTCCACATAGGCAGTCCTCGGCTGGAGCCCCCCAAGCCGGATAAGCAGTTCCTGATCTCGCCCCCCGCCTCCCCCCCGGTGGGCTGGGAGCAGTCTAAGGATGCCATGCCCGTCGTCAACTACGACCTGCTGTGTGCCATCTCCAAGCTGGGACCAG GGGAAAAGTACGAGCTCCACACTGCCACCCCCACCACCCCCAGTGTCGTCATCCACGTCTGCGATGACGAGCGAGGCGACAGCTCCGCTCCCGACGACAGTGATCAAGACGACAAACCCCGCCCCCTGCGGCCGAAGATCATCCAGACACGGCGTCCCGACTTCACGCCCGGAGTGGAGCAGTGA
- the LOC117458723 gene encoding calcipressin-1-like isoform X1: MTWSLNPVATQVLAQVRTVIRMQRPVTEEATVEVKFTDLPNALIACKVPEDLFKEDTLKGSFEALFRSFEPEVQFQYFKSFRRVRISFSDALAAAEARLRLHKTDFKGKEMRLYFAQSVHIGSPRLEPPKPDKQFLISPPASPPVGWEQSKDAMPVVNYDLLCAISKLGPGEKYELHTATPTTPSVVIHVCDDERGDSSAPDDSDQDDKPRPLRPKIIQTRRPDFTPGVEQ; encoded by the exons ATGACCTGGAGCTTAAACCCTGTTGCCACTCAGGTACTAGCGCAAGTA AGGACAGTAATCAGGATGCAGCGGCCAGTCACTGAAGAGGCGACGGTAGAAGTCAAGTTTACGGATCTACCCAACGCCCTGATCGCCTGCAAAGTACCGGAGGATCTGTTCAAAGAAGACACACTGAAG GGCAGCTTTGAGGCCTTGTTCCGTTCCTTCGAGCCGGAGGTGCAGTTCCAGTACTTCAAATCTTTCCGCAGAGTGAGGATCAGCTTCAGCGATGCTCTGGCTGCAGCTGAGGCCAGACTGCGACTCCACAAGACCGACTTCAAGGGCAAAGAGATGAGACTTTACTTCGCTCAG TCTGTCCACATAGGCAGTCCTCGGCTGGAGCCCCCCAAGCCGGATAAGCAGTTCCTGATCTCGCCCCCCGCCTCCCCCCCGGTGGGCTGGGAGCAGTCTAAGGATGCCATGCCCGTCGTCAACTACGACCTGCTGTGTGCCATCTCCAAGCTGGGACCAG GGGAAAAGTACGAGCTCCACACTGCCACCCCCACCACCCCCAGTGTCGTCATCCACGTCTGCGATGACGAGCGAGGCGACAGCTCCGCTCCCGACGACAGTGATCAAGACGACAAACCCCGCCCCCTGCGGCCGAAGATCATCCAGACACGGCGTCCCGACTTCACGCCCGGAGTGGAGCAGTGA
- the LOC117458620 gene encoding chloride intracellular channel protein 5 isoform X2, whose amino-acid sequence MSWCDIAVKKLGFPTIELFVKAGSDGESVGNCPFSQRLFMILWLKGVIFNVTTVDLKRKPADLQDLAPGTNPPFVTFNGEVKVDVNKIEEFLEEKLTTPRYPRLATKHSEANTAGIDVFAKFSAYIKNTRKDTNDVLEKALLKSLRRLDDFLRTPLPEEIDDDASGDVPESSRSFLDGPELTLADCNLLPKLHILKVVAKKYRSFEIPAEMTGVWRYLNCAYQREEFTSTCPAEREIHFAYLDVAKKIK is encoded by the exons ATGTCCTGGTGTGACATTGCAGTTAAAAAATTGGGCTTCCCTACCATTGAGCTGTTTGTAAAG gCTGGAAGTGATGGGGAGAGCGTTGGTAACTGTCCATTCTCTCAAAGACTCTTTATGATCCTGTGGCTTAAAGGCGTCATCTTCAACGTCACCACTGTTGACCTCAAACG GAAGCCGGCGGACCTTCAGGACCTCGCTCCAGGAACCAACCCTCCCTTTGTCACCTTCAACGGCGAGGTCAAGGTCGATGTCAACAAGATCGAGGAGTTCCTGGAGGAGAAACTGACCACACcccg CTACCCTCGACTTGCTACCAAACATTCTGAAGCCAACACAGCGGGAATCGATGTGTTCGCCAAATTCTCAGCGTACATTAAAAACACGAGGAAAGACACCAACGATG TCTTAGAGAAAGCCTTGCTGAAGTCCCTCCGGCGTCTTGATGACTTCCTGAGGACTCCTCTGCCTGAGGAGATCGACGATGACGCCTCAGGAGATGTGCCCGAGTCCTCCAGGAGCTTTCTAGACGGCCCTGAACTCACCCTGGCCGACTGCAACCTGCTGCCTAAACTACACATCCTTAAG GTCGTAGCCAAGAAATACAGAAGCTTTGAGATTCCAGCGGAGATGACGGGGGTGTGGAGGTACTTAAACTGCGCCTACCAGAGGGAGGAGTTCACCAGCACCTGCCCCGCTGAGAGGGAGATCCACTTTGCCTATCTGGATGTTGCTAAGAAAATCAAATGA
- the LOC117458723 gene encoding calcipressin-1-like isoform X5, which produces MHIKTTKCNRFCLVASVSNQEVFSRPEAQGSFEALFRSFEPEVQFQYFKSFRRVRISFSDALAAAEARLRLHKTDFKGKEMRLYFAQSVHIGSPRLEPPKPDKQFLISPPASPPVGWEQSKDAMPVVNYDLLCAISKLGPGEKYELHTATPTTPSVVIHVCDDERGDSSAPDDSDQDDKPRPLRPKIIQTRRPDFTPGVEQ; this is translated from the exons ATGCACATCAAGACCACCAAGTGTAACCGCTTCTGCCTGGTCGCCTCGGTGAGCAACCAGGAAGTGTTCAGCCGTCCCGAGGCACAG GGCAGCTTTGAGGCCTTGTTCCGTTCCTTCGAGCCGGAGGTGCAGTTCCAGTACTTCAAATCTTTCCGCAGAGTGAGGATCAGCTTCAGCGATGCTCTGGCTGCAGCTGAGGCCAGACTGCGACTCCACAAGACCGACTTCAAGGGCAAAGAGATGAGACTTTACTTCGCTCAG TCTGTCCACATAGGCAGTCCTCGGCTGGAGCCCCCCAAGCCGGATAAGCAGTTCCTGATCTCGCCCCCCGCCTCCCCCCCGGTGGGCTGGGAGCAGTCTAAGGATGCCATGCCCGTCGTCAACTACGACCTGCTGTGTGCCATCTCCAAGCTGGGACCAG GGGAAAAGTACGAGCTCCACACTGCCACCCCCACCACCCCCAGTGTCGTCATCCACGTCTGCGATGACGAGCGAGGCGACAGCTCCGCTCCCGACGACAGTGATCAAGACGACAAACCCCGCCCCCTGCGGCCGAAGATCATCCAGACACGGCGTCCCGACTTCACGCCCGGAGTGGAGCAGTGA